AGAAAGACCCTTATGAAGTGCTGATCGTGGGTGCCGGCCCCGCCGGTGCCTCTGCCGCCATCTATTCGGCCCGTAAAGGCCTGCGTACCGGTCTGGTTGCCGACCGATTTGGTGGCCAGGTGACTGAAACCGTTGGCATTGAAAACTTTATCTCGGTGAAAGCCACCGAAGGCCCCAAGCTGGTGGCGAGTCTGGAAGCCCACGTTCGCGATTACGATGTGGATGTGATGGAAAACCAGAAGGCACTGAAGCTGACCAAAGACGGTCTGTATCAGGTGGAGCTGGCCAATGGTGCTGTGCTGTCGGGTAAAACCGTGCTGATTGCTACCGGTGCCCGCTGGCGCGAAATGAATGTGCCCGGCGAGAAAGAATACCGTGGCCGCGGCGTGGCTTACTGTCCTCACTGTGATGGCCCGCTGTTCAAGGGTAAGCGCGTTGCCGTGATTGGTGGCGGCAACTCGGGTATCGAAGCCGCTATCGATCTTGCCAATATTGTTGAGCATGTGACTGTGCTGGAATTCGACAGTAAGCTGCGCGCCGATGAGGTGCTGGTTCGCAAGGCTCGCTCTATGGGGAATATCCACATCATCACCCAGGCACAAACCACCGAGGTGGTGGGGGATGGCAACAAGGTAACCGGCCTGGTCTACACTGACCGAGCCACAGGTGATGTGCACAGTGTTGAATTGGCAGGTATCTTCGTACAGATTGGTCTGGTGCCCAATTCCGAGTGGCTCAAGGGCACGCTGGATCTGACCCCTCGCGGCGAAATCATGGTGGATGAGCGAGGCCAAACCTCGCTGCCCGGTGTGTTTGCCGCAGGCGATGTGACCAATTCGGCCTACAAGCAAATCATCATCGCCATGGGCAGCGGCGCTACTGCAAGCCTTGGTGCATTTGATTACCTTATTCGCCACAGTGAGGCGGATACTTCAGCAGCAGCCTGATAACCACCACAGTAAAAGCCGGCTTCTTGCCGGCTTTTTTGTCACTTCTTCATGCTTGTGTACACCTAGAATGGCGCGCAGCACATGCTATAGTCATGCAATCATCTTCGTAAGTATCGGAAATCTGAGTGGATAAAGAATCACTGTCGTTTGATGAAGCGCTCAAGGACGAATCGCGCCAGTACATGCTGGCAAGCTTTCAATGGTTGAGTTTTACCAGCCTGGTGCTGCTGACTGCTGTTGGCCTCAATATCGCATTGGATCCCGGACTGGATTTGGGGTTGGATACCGCTTTTACCATGATGTTGCTGCCGGGGACGCTTTGCCTGTTACATCTGGGGCTCAGATTTACCAGGGTCTCCTGGTCGAGAAGTCTTGGTTGGAACCTCTTCTTTTTAGCGGTACTGGTCATCAGTTGGTTGATATCCATGTCGTTTCTGCGAAGCTCTGGGCTTTTAGTGTTGCCCGGAATCGAAACACTCAGCGATGTGCTCAGTCTCGCCATGGCCGTGGCGCTCTTTCCCAGCATAAAGCTGACTGCCGCTACGGTAGCGCCTTTTTTACTTTATTCGGCTTTCTATCGTTACGAAGTCTACCCGGAAAGCATTTACTTCAACGTGATGCGCAGCCTGTTTATGTTTTTGATCATCATGAGCGCCCAGCGGGTGATTTTTAAATGGTTTCAAAAAGCCGTGCGGCGCAATGTGGAAAAGCGGCGGTTGGTGAAGCATTTTCGCCGCATGGCCTTGCTTGACGGCCTTACCGGGCTCAGTAACCGGCGCCATTTTGATGAAATTCTGGATCAGGAAATTCGGGCCTCGACCCGGACCGGGCATCCGTTAAGCCTTATTCTGTTGGATATCGATTTTTTCAAACGGCTCAATGATGCGCTCGGGCATCAGGCCGGTGATGATTGTCTGCGGCAACTGGGGCAACTCTTGTCTGATGTGGCGGCCAGACCCAGGGATCTCGCGGTGCGCTATGGCGGTGAGGAGTTTGCGGTGCTGCTGCCAGAAACCACGCTAACAGGTGCGGTGGAAGTGGCCAATCGTATTGCAAAACTCCTGGCTAAAGCGGCCATCCCTCACCCTGATTCTCAGGTTGCTGCGCATATTACTGTTTCTCAGGGCTTGGTTCAGTGGCAGCGGGGAATGGATGCGGCAGCCTTGTTGGAGGCCAGTGATGCGGCCCTTTACCGGGCCAAAGAGGATGGTCGTAACCGCTACGTACAATCAACATCGCCAGTAGGGGAGATGGCGGGTTAGACAGGCATTTTTTGATTTTGTTCATAAAAGTTAGTCAAAAAGTTGTCAATTTGTTGCTCAAGCCTAAGCTTAAAGTCGGATACACCTGACAAATAAAGGGTTTTGTATGAAGCACAAATTGGCTATCTGTCTTGGTACGCTGCTGCTCTCTGCACCGGCGTTGGCCGAGATTAATATATCCGGGTTTGCCTCTGTGGTCGGTGGCAAGGTGTTGGAAGGCAGTGGGGTGGAAGAGTTTGGGCTCGAACCCACCTTCCTGGCCGATTATCCCCTGGTGGGTGCCTACACAGAGGAGTTCAGCTTTGAACCCGACACCCTGTTTGGCCTGCAAATTTCTGCTGACCTTCTGGACGGACTTTCCGCTACGGCGCAAATCGTCTCCCGGGGCGCAGACGACTTCTCTGCCAGCTTTGAGTGGGCTTATCTGTCCTATGAGCTGAACGAACACTGGACATTACAAGCCGGTAAAAAACGCCTGCCGCTTTACTACTACAGCGATTTCTTTGATGTGGGCTACGCCTATCCCTGGATTAGGCCACCCGCAGACAATTACACCTGGCAGATTTTTAACTACACAGGCGTGAGTGCCCTTTATAACTACCTGATAGGGGATTGGACGCTGACAGGTCAGGTGTATTTTGGCCGCGAAGATGATGAGCCCAACAAGCTGTTGTCGGAATTCTTTTTCGGCGAGTCCACCCGGGAAATCTGGAAAGACATAGGTGGCGTGGTGGTGCAGCTTAACTATGAATGGCTGGATATACGTCTCACCCATATGCAGTACACCAACGAGCGCTTCATCGGTGGTGAACAGGTGGAGTGGGACGGTGAAACCGAACGTGATGGAAAATTTTATGGTTTGTCGGTCAACATCGATTGGAACAATCTGGTGGTGCTGACTGAAGTCAATCGCTTGACCCTCCAAGACTCGGATCTTGATACCTATTTGGTGACTCTGGGTTATCGCATTAAAGACTTTATGCCTTTTGTCTCTTATTCCGACTTTGATGATGGCAGTGAAATCCACAACACCACTTCCGTGGGGCTTCGCTGGGATTTCCACCCATCGGCTGCCTTTAAAATCCAATATGACGATGTAAAAGACGACGGAACCGGGGCCGGTACCGACGACTCCTGGCGGGTTGCCGGGGACTCCAAGTCAATCAGCCTGGGTGTAGACCTGGTATTTTAGGAGAGAGCCATGAAAACCGTGATTTCTGCCATCCTTTTATGCCTGAGCGCCATGCAGGCCTGGGCCGGGGTAGCCGTGATAGTGCATCCAGGTAATGGCGACACTATTGATAAAAAGGCGATTGAGAATATTTATCTGGGCAAAACCAAGTCCTTTCCCGGCGGCAGTCAGGCCGTGCCGGTGAACATAGAGTCCGGGCCTGTCAGGGAAGCCTTCGATACCAATGTACTGGGTAAGTCATCCAGTCAACTCAAGTCATACTGGTCACAGAAGGTCTTTACAGGAAAGGGCACTCCCCCCAAGGAAGTGACCACTGCCGAAGAGGTACTGGGACTGGTGTCCTCCAATCCCAACATTATTGGCTATATTGATAGTAGTCAGGTAAATGGCTCGGTAAAGGTGGTTGCCGAGTTCTAACTGGCGGTGCCGACTCAGATCGGCACCCCTTTTAAGGGGCTGTCTATGACATGGTTTAATAACCTTCCCATCTTTAAAAAAGTCGGTGTCATCTTCATCATTTCTGTGATCATCTTTGCGGTGAACCTGGCTATCAGTCTGGTCTCTATCAATAAAAATCGTGAAACCCTGGGATTTATGGAAGAGAAGATTTACCAGCGGGTTGAACTGGCCAACCAAAATTTGATGTTGGTGCAGCGGCTCGAGGAGGTATACACCCAGGCGGTGTCATTTGCCGATGAAGACCTGTTGGAGCAAGCAGGCGGCCTGCATGAAAACCTGGCGGCCAACCTAACGCTGTTGCAGAGCTCAGACATAAAAGAGACCGACACGCTTCGACAGATGCAGTCGCAGCTCGCCAATTACAACCAGATAACCTCTGGCTTGGCAAAGAGCATGTTGGATGGTTCTGCAGATATGGCCAACATAGGTGCCATCAGTCAGAAAAAGTCCGCTGTATATGAAGCCCTGCTGGGTCATGTGCAGCAATACAAGCAGGCCAAGGTATTGGAGTTCAAAAATACCATCAAGGAGGCCGCCGACAGATCGCAAAACAGCCTCTGGCTAACCATGGTGGTGGGGGTTGTGCTGCTGCTGTTTATGGCCATAGTGACCATGTCCATCGCCCGTGCAATCAGCGCCAGTGCCAAAGGGGTGGCCCATTCCCTTGGTGAACTCGCCGATGGCAAGGGGGATTTGCGACATCAACTACCCGCCAGCAGTCGCGACGAGCTTGGGCAGGTGTCCAGTAACTTCAATCGCTTTTTGGGACTCCTGGCCGATTCTATCCAGAGGGTAGTGAATGTCACGTCGCCGCTGCTCAAGAATGCCCATGATTTGAAAGACAAGATGGAAACGGCAACGGGCGCTACCCAGCGTCAGAGTCATGATGCTCAAACCGTTCAGGCCTCTATGGAAGAGATGCGCCTGTCGGTGATTGATATTTCCCATAATGCCAGTCAGGCAGCAGATGCGGCGCAAATAGCAGAGCGTGAAGCCATGGACGGGATGGCAGTGGTACAACGCACCATGGACATCTCTTTGGAGTTGAACCGCGAAATTGAACATGCGGCCAATGCCATTAATGAATTGGCGAAAGATACGGAAAGTGTCAGTTCGATACTGAATGTCATCACGTCCATTGCCGAGCAAACCAACCTGTTGGCACTGAATGCGGCCATTGAGGCGGCGAGGGCTGGCGAGCAGGGGCGGGGTTTTGCGGTGGTCGCAGATGAAGTGCGTGCCCTGGCATCGAAAACCGCTGATGCCACCAAGGAAATTCGTGAGGTACTGTCCCGGCTCAAAGGCGCCGCCGAATCATCTGTCAGTACCATGACAGTGGCTATGTCCAAGTCGAGTGAAAACGAGGAGCATGCCCAAAAGACGGGGTTGGCGCTCAAGACCATTCAGGAACAAATTGTCAGTATCAATGCCATGAACACCCACATTGCCAGGTCAACCGATGAGCAGTCTCAGGTGGCCTCCAGGGTGGTGGATAATGTGGTTGATATGAATGCGTCTTTCGAACAAACCCTGAATATTCTGGATCAGGTGCATCAGGTTTCCTCTGAGTTATCTGAGTTTGCCGAAGAGCTGCAAAGCGCGACGTCCCAATTCAAGTTGTAAGTGCTCTATAACAAGTTGCAGGGATGAGCTGAGTCAGTGTGGATACAGTCACAGTATGCTATTTAGTGAGCATCTGTAGGTAACCTGATGATGGGGGACGTGTGAGACATTGGCGAATGGGCTTATTACTGGCACTGATTCTTTTAAACCTTGGGGGCTGTGCCCAGATGTTGTGCGAGCTTAGAACCGACAGGGATCCTGTTGACCCTTATGGTGACCGGCGTCAGTGTGAGGCGCAGGTAGAGCAGTATATGGACGAAAGAGCGGCCGAAAAACAAAAGCGCCTGGCTCGAGAGCAGCAGGCGCTGTTGGATGAGGCCATTGCCTCCCGCATTGAACGCTGACGGTCAGGCGGTGGTGTCTATATTGTGGCCAATGTTGCCAACGGGTTCTGCCTTTGGGGCAGGCGCGGTGGCTGCAGCAATCAGGTCGACGGCGATTTGCCCTTCCACTTTTTGCTGATCTTTCGCCAGTTGTGCCACCTTCACGCCAATGGCGCCGTGGCTCAGATTGGGTTCAATGCTGTTGATGCTCATCGACGGAAAACTCCTCCAGACTGCATGTGGTCGATACCGGCTTATCGGCCATCATGCAGTAAACTTTAGCGCTACGGTCGCTCATTGCAAGGGCTCATTGCAACGGAACATGGCGCCTTTGGCATCAGCTTTGACGGGCGGTAAGTAACTTTCGCCCAATAATCAACACGCTGGTAATGCCGATGGAACCGAGGATCAACGCCACCGCCAGCACCACATTTTGCAGTGAGGTGGGATCAAGTACCAGCATGCCACCCAAGCCCACCATCATGATGCCAGACATCAGCTTGAGGGTTTGCCCCTCCTTCTCGCTCAGTTTGCGCTTACCCAGTGTCAGGGCAAACACCAGCACTATCAGCGCCAACGGGATCACGTAGACGACGTTGTACATCACCAGATAAAAATACCGCTCGGCTGCGGGCAGCTCGTGCATGGCCAGCACACTGGTATAAATCATCGGGAAGCCGGCGGTGCAGAGCAGCTCGTAAGCGTTGGCGAGGATGGCCAGCACTGTGGTGCCCAGGATCATGGCAGTCATGGAGCTGGCACTGGACAGCTTGCCCATGCGTTTAATCAGCCCTGTGCGTTTTTCGGCGGACATCGACAGACTGACATCGCCCTTTTCAAAGAAAAATTCTTTGACGTTGATGGTACCTGCCACCAGCGCCAGCAAACCGGCGGCGAGAATGATGTTACCACCATCCCCATCGGCGCCCAGCAGTTCAAACATGTTGAGCCAGGCGGTCATAAACAGGAAGTAAATAAAGCCTGAGAAGAACACGAAAATGCCGCCGACAACCAGCATTCGACTGCGGCTCTTGGCGTTAACCATGATGGACAGCAAAAACAGCAGCACGAAAAAGGCGCAGGGATTGAAGGCATCCACGCCGGCCAGCACCAGGGTCAGCAGTGGCAGGGATAGCTGGTCCGGTGTGACAACGCCGATAAAGGGTAATTCGACCGGCTGTACATCGGAGCTGGCGGCTTCTTCACCCAGATCGCAGGTGCCGGCCTCACCGGCGGAGCTGCAGGTACCAAAGAGCGGCTGTTGTGTGTTGGATGCAGGAGTTATCGCGGGGCCATCGTCACCGACTGTACCACCGAGGCTGCGATAACACTCCTTGAGCCTGCCAAGCAGGTATTGGCCTGTGACCTCGGCGCTGCTGTAGCCCACGCTGGCCTTACCGCAAATGGCGAAATAGGGCACAGAGCGTGCCTCTGAGCCGGTGGACTTGGCGACGGCCTGCCATTTTTCCCGGGCACCGGGCGCCGTGATCATATAAGACTCGAGGGAAATCCAGGGATACTGCTCTGGCAGTGCATCGATAAAAGGATGGGCCTCGGCGCAGTGGGGGCAGGTCTTGGACCAGAAAAAATAGAGCTTTACCACAGGCTTGCCGTCGGCATCTGTCTGATGCCAAACCGGTGATGTGGTGAGATCTTCAGTGGCTGAAAATGCCGGAATAGACAATAGCATCAGTAATGAAAGCAAGATTGCGCGGACCATAGGGCCTCCAGACCCACCTCAGGTGGGAAGCAAAGACAAAACCTCTGACTCTACTTTACTGAAATCCCCATGGCGGATTAAATCATGCTTTCAAAACTGCAAAACACATCAGAAAAATACCGGAATTGAGATCAAGATGCCCCTGGGGTCACCGAAAGGTCTTTGATTTCAAAGACGGTGTTCGGCGACGGAGGCATCGGCCAACATTTGGCCTTGGTCTTCATCACTGGTCTTGCACCATTTCAATGCCAGGGCGCGGCTTTCGGTATCCACCGCAGTACGAATACGGCTTACCATCACAGCGCCAAAGCCTGCGTTGGTCAGGTAGCTTTTTACCCGCTCGATACGGCGCTCGGCGAGCCACATATTGTATTTTTGCAGCTCATCGTCACCGGCATTGCGATTGAATGCAAATTCGAGCAACAGATAACCATTACCTGTGTCGGCACTGGTTTGTTGGGTTTCAAGCAGTTGTTTCAGGGTGGCAGTGCCCGCGGCATCGAAGTAGGAGCTGTTTTTGTCGAAATTCACAGCACCGAGCTCTGTAATGCCTTCACAGCTGGCGCTGGCGCCAAAAACTGCAAGGCTTATTATCATAGTTATATGTTTCAGCATCCTTCACCTTTAAAGAACAAAATCCTGTAAATCCTGGGTTCTTTAGGCCTGCCACTGTAAGGGAAAGCCCAGCGGAATTCAATTTGTAGACAGAGGCAAACAGGGTGGTTTCAGTTTCGAAAAAAACGTCAGAAAACCAACGCCGCAACCTGGCTGTCTCTGTCTCTCTTTTCGGTGTTTGGGTGTCAGTAAATTGGCTGAGACAATTTGTAATTTTTCACTGAAATTGGCTCGCCATAGGGTCATTTTTTTTGCTATAACACAACTAATTTGTGTGCAATATAAATCGATGTGAGGCTTCAGGTGCAAGATACTCTGGCTTTGGACCGACAGGTCTGCTTTTCGCTCTATCGGGCGAGTAATGCGATGATCCGCGCCTATCGTCCCGTGTTGGATGGGCTTGGACTGACATATCCCCAATATCTGGTGATGCTGGTGCTCTGGGAAGAAGAAGGCCTCAGCGTAAAATCGCTGGGTGAGCGCCTGCATTTGGACTCGGGTACCCTGACGCCACTGCTCAAACGCCTGGAACAAAAGGGCCTGGTCAGCCGTGGCCGTTCGGAGCACGATGAAAGAGTCAGGGTGCTGCATTTAACCGACGATGGCAGGCTCCTCAAACGCGGTGCCCGGGATATTCCCGACAGAATGCGCTGCATGGTGGGGACCGGACTGGAAGAACTGGCCGAGCTGAAAAGATTGTGCGACAAAGCGGCCAAGTTATTGGAGCGGGAATCCTAGGATGAAGCGAGTGGACGTGCTGGTGGTGGGCGGCGGTATTGCAGGCGTGGGCATAGCTCAGTTTGCTGCGGCGGCCGGATATTCGGTGGCCCTGATTGAACGGCAGCGGATAGGCGAAGCGACCTCCGGTAATTCCAGTAAACTCATCCACGGTGGGCTCAGGTACCTCGAGACAATGCAGTTGGACCTGGTGCGCAAATCCCTGAAAGAGCGCCGTGCACTGCTACGGCTGGCGCCCTCTCTGGTGAAGGCCGTCCCCTTTTATTTTCCTGTCTACCGCAACAGTCGCCGCGGCGCGCTCACCATCAGGGCGGGCTTGTCCCTGTATGGACTCCTGAGCGAATTCGATGCCCTCGGACGCTTTAAAACCCTGAGCCAGACCCAGTGGTCCAGGTTACAGGGATTAAACAGCTCGGGGCTTGAGGCAGTATTCCAATACTGGGATGCGCAAACTGACGACAGGCTGCTGTGTGAGGCGGTTGCGCACAGTGCAACCCTGCTCGGAGCTGACGTGTTTGAATGGGCTGAAGTGGGGCACATCGAGCACAGTGGTGATGCTTGTCAGGTGAGTTTCACGCAGCACGGACTGCAACATGAAATACAGGCCAGTGTGGTCATTAACGCCTGCGGCCCCTGGGTGAATCAGCTGCTTGAGCGGGTGACGCCAGGTGTATCGGCGCTGGAGATTGACTGGGTGCAGGGGGCGCACTTGCTGCTGGACATTCCGCCTGTCGACGGTGTGCTTTACCTTGAGTCTCCCATCGACCAGCGGGTGGTGTTTGTTATGCCCTGGTACGGCAAAACCCTGGTGGGTACCACCGAAACCCGTTTGGCCCATTTGGACAACAAGCCCGTGGTCACCGAAGCCGAAAAACGTTACCTGTTGGCGCTCTACGCGCACTATTTTCCCAACGCCGGTGGAGTGGATGAACTGGAGAAAAAAGTCACAGATACCTTTTGTGGGGTCAGGGTGCTCCCCCGCAGTGGCGGTGATGCCTTTCACGCCCCGCGGGACACCCTGATGCACACGTGCCGCTCTCACCCCAGACTGCTTAGCCTGTACGGCGGCAAGCTGACCACCTTTCGCAGCAGTGCCGCCGAAGTCCTTGGCTGGGTGAGGGCACAACTGGGAGAAAGGACCGCGATTGCCGATGTGGATAAGTTGCCCCTCAGCCGTCCGGTGAACCGGGATGATTTTATGGCGCAAACAGGCTAAAGTGTGCGCCGTTTTTCGATGTGGGAGCCGAACGTGAGCTGTGACTATTTCAACCGGGGACTCTGTCAGTCGTGCCGTCTGATGCCCAAGCCTGTGAGTGAGCAATTGCTGGAGAAAGAAGCCAGGCTCACCCATCTGCTGGGCAATCTGCAGGTAGACGAACGTTTGGCTCCGGTATCCGGTCCTGAGTTTGGTTTTCGCAACAAAGCGAAAATGGTGGTTATGGGCGCTGCCCACGCCCCTGTACTGGGTATTCCGGGTCCCGATGGTCAACCCGTGGACCTTAGCCATTGCCCCCTCTATCCACGAGACATGCAGGCTCTCTTGCTTGAGCTCACTTCCTTTGTGCGCCGCGCAGGCATTCCTCCCTACCGGGTCGATAAAGCCAGGGGCGAGCTTAAGTTTATTTTGCTGACCCGCAGCGCCGTGCGCGGTGAGTTTATGCTGCGATTTGTGCTCAGAAGCAAGGATGCCATTCCCCGTATCGAACGTGAACTGCCTAAACTCATGGCCGATTACCCGGCCATCAAGGTGGTCTCGGTGAACCTGCAACCGGTGCACATGGCAAGGCTCGAAGGTGAAGAGGAAATCTTTCTTACCCAAGTCACCCGCCTTGATGAGGTCTTTAACGGGGTACCACTCTTTATCCGCCCCAAAAGCTTTTTCCAAACCAATCCCGAGGTGGCCTCGAGTTTGTACGCCACCGCGGCCAAGTGGGTCGAAGAATTAAAGCCAAAGAGCCTGTGGGATCTTTTTTGCGGTGTTGGCGGCTTTGGGTTGCACTGTGCCAGTGCGTCGTTGCCTGTGACAGGCATTGAGATTGAAGCCGAAGCCATCGACTGCGCCAAAACCTCGGCAGCGGCCATGGGACTGGATAATCTGGCGTTTGCAGCGCTGGATTCCACCGACTTTGCCATGGGTCAGCAGGCACAGGAAGTGCCTGAGGTCATCATAGTGAATCCACCGCGCCGGGGTATAGGTGAGGAGCTGTGTGAGCGTTTGTCGGCCTTTGGTCCAAAAGCCATTATTTATTCCAGCTGCAACCCAGAGACGCTGGCTAAAGATCTGGCCCTGATCTCAGGCTATCGCATTGCCCGGGTACAGCTGTTCGATATGTTCCCCCACAGTGACCACTTTGAGGTGCTGTGTCTGCTGCTCAAGGAAGCGGCCTGCGCCAGCGCAGACTGATGGCGGCGCCGCCAAGTTCGGCCGAGTTTTCCACTGTCAGTTTGCCCTGATGCCAGATGGCAATTTTGCGCACGATATAGAGGCCCAGGCCAAATCCGGCACTTTGCTGTTTACTCCCCCGCTGAAATGCCTGGCGCAAGTCTTTGCCCGGCTCCTGTATGCCCGGGCCATCATCTTCAACGGTTAGCCGCCAATGGCGGGTTTCTGCGACCAGGGTCAGCTTGATATTGCCGCTGGCGAATCGCAGAGCATTGGCTATCAGGTTTTGGCTGGCCAGGTCCATGCTCAGCGGGTCAATCAACACCTTATCGTTACTGAGGGCGCAGTCCACCTGGCAGTGCACGTTGTATTTGGGGGCGTATACGGCAAAGTTATCTGCCACGGCTTTGATAAATTCAGGCGCATTCACCCACTGGCGATGTTGACTGGGTTGCTGGTGCTCAACCCGCGCAAACGACAGATAGCTCTTGGTCAGGGCCTCGATTTGATTGATATCTTCTTCCAGCCGGGCGCTGTGTTTTTCAGACAATTGCGCCCGGGCCAACTCCAGCACAAACCGCATCCGCGACAGCGGCGTGCGGATCTCGTGGGACATGATCCGCGACAGATCCCGGTGCAGCTCCAAAAAATCGACAATTTGCCCCGTCATGGTTTCAAACCCCTTGGCTAAGGGATAAATCGCCGATCGTTGGCTGATGCCGGTTTTGATTCGCTTGGGGTGCGCACCAAAACTCAGCGCCTGTGACTGAAGCAGGCTTAAATCTTTGAACACTCTTCCGATAAGCAGAAGAATCGCCAGTGCCAGTGAAGCGTAGAGGAGTGGGATCAGGGTGTTTAGCTGGCTGTGCTGCGCCTGGGGATTAACGGGGCCCATTTCCCGAATATGGCCACTGTCCAGACGCAGATAATAAAACTCTTTGCCATCCTGATGGGTGAGGGAAATGACGTCGCCATTGTCGAGACGGGTCTGCAGTTCAGGGGCAAAAGCAATGCTGCCCGGCTGCAGTTCACGAAACCCCAAACGCCCCTGTTTTAATAGAGCGTCGGCATCGAGGCTGTAGCCATATGCCTCGTCGGACGCACTGTAGATAAGGTTAAAGGACCAAACAATAAAGGCGCAGGAGGCGATGATAAGAACAAACAGCCGGATAAGCTGAGGCTTCATATCTCGTCGGTCGCAAAGCTCAGCAGATAGCCCCGGCCGTGCACCGTGCGAATGGCGAGGCCCGGGATGCCGATGTTTTCCAGTTTACGTCTCAGGCGCGAAATTTTCAGATCCATGGCACGGTCAAGGCCATCGTATTCACGGCCTATGATTTGCTCAAACAGGTATTCACGACTCAATACCTGCTCCAAATGGTGCACAAAGACCCACATTAGCTCGGTTTCCTGGGTTGTCAGCGGGTAATTCTGATCGGCAAAGCACAGTTGCTGATGTGCCTTGTGCAGGATGAGGCCATCCTGCTCCCAAATCTGGCTGTTGCTCTGGGGCGATGGCGGACGACTGAGCCGGGCACGAATGCGGGCAAGCAGCAGGTTGGGTACCACTGGCTTGCTGATATAGTCGGCAGCGCCGAGCTCCAGGCCAAAGATTTCATCTTCCGGTGCGGCCAGTGCCGTCATAAAAATAATGGGTGCGGGAACCTTTTTGGATAAGGTCGGAAAGGCGCTGAAGCCATCCTGCCCGGGCAGCATCACATCACAGAGCACCAACTCTATGTTCTGCCCCTGGCTTTTGGTAAAGGCCTCTTCAATGGACTCGGCATGGATAACACTGAACTCCTCGGCCTCAAGAAAATCCACAATGAGTTCTGCCAGGGGCAAGTCGTCTTCAATCAGCAGCAGTTTGTGTTTTACAGCAGATCCCAATTCAGCCCCCTGCGTTTGCGTTTTTGCGGTGGTTGAAACAAGACCACCGACACCTGGGTTGAAAGCAGTACGCGGGAATTCATGTCCCGGATTTCGATGGTGGCATCTTTTTCCAGTGCCAGCGAGAGTTCTTCACTGAGCTCTTTCAGCCCCGTGTAACAACGACGGGGCTCTGCTTCATGTTTAAGCCACAGACACAGATTCTGCTCTGTATCTGTTTGGTAATGTACCGAAATACTGAAACGGCAGGGAAGTGCTTCACTGCTGGTGGCGCAGGCTTTGGGTGCAACATTCAACTCGTCCGCCATGGCCAGTGGCACTATGCACAGCGGCGACAGCAAGAACAACAGTGACATTCGCTTTCCCATACCCGCTCCTAGAAACTGTAGCTGACGCCGGCAAAACCCGAGAAAAGATCGTCTCTTTCTATCAGAGCGCTCTCTCTTATGGCTTTACCCAGGCGGGTATGATTGACAGTGAGAATAAAGTTCAGACTGTCGCTCAGGGGAATGTTCAGCACGCCTTTGACGT
This sequence is a window from Shewanella zhangzhouensis. Protein-coding genes within it:
- a CDS encoding TlpA family protein disulfide reductase, translated to MVRAILLSLLMLLSIPAFSATEDLTTSPVWHQTDADGKPVVKLYFFWSKTCPHCAEAHPFIDALPEQYPWISLESYMITAPGAREKWQAVAKSTGSEARSVPYFAICGKASVGYSSAEVTGQYLLGRLKECYRSLGGTVGDDGPAITPASNTQQPLFGTCSSAGEAGTCDLGEEAASSDVQPVELPFIGVVTPDQLSLPLLTLVLAGVDAFNPCAFFVLLFLLSIMVNAKSRSRMLVVGGIFVFFSGFIYFLFMTAWLNMFELLGADGDGGNIILAAGLLALVAGTINVKEFFFEKGDVSLSMSAEKRTGLIKRMGKLSSASSMTAMILGTTVLAILANAYELLCTAGFPMIYTSVLAMHELPAAERYFYLVMYNVVYVIPLALIVLVFALTLGKRKLSEKEGQTLKLMSGIMMVGLGGMLVLDPTSLQNVVLAVALILGSIGITSVLIIGRKLLTARQS
- a CDS encoding MarR family winged helix-turn-helix transcriptional regulator, whose protein sequence is MQDTLALDRQVCFSLYRASNAMIRAYRPVLDGLGLTYPQYLVMLVLWEEEGLSVKSLGERLHLDSGTLTPLLKRLEQKGLVSRGRSEHDERVRVLHLTDDGRLLKRGARDIPDRMRCMVGTGLEELAELKRLCDKAAKLLERES
- a CDS encoding glycerol-3-phosphate dehydrogenase/oxidase, giving the protein MKRVDVLVVGGGIAGVGIAQFAAAAGYSVALIERQRIGEATSGNSSKLIHGGLRYLETMQLDLVRKSLKERRALLRLAPSLVKAVPFYFPVYRNSRRGALTIRAGLSLYGLLSEFDALGRFKTLSQTQWSRLQGLNSSGLEAVFQYWDAQTDDRLLCEAVAHSATLLGADVFEWAEVGHIEHSGDACQVSFTQHGLQHEIQASVVINACGPWVNQLLERVTPGVSALEIDWVQGAHLLLDIPPVDGVLYLESPIDQRVVFVMPWYGKTLVGTTETRLAHLDNKPVVTEAEKRYLLALYAHYFPNAGGVDELEKKVTDTFCGVRVLPRSGGDAFHAPRDTLMHTCRSHPRLLSLYGGKLTTFRSSAAEVLGWVRAQLGERTAIADVDKLPLSRPVNRDDFMAQTG
- the rlmC gene encoding 23S rRNA (uracil(747)-C(5))-methyltransferase RlmC; the encoded protein is MWEPNVSCDYFNRGLCQSCRLMPKPVSEQLLEKEARLTHLLGNLQVDERLAPVSGPEFGFRNKAKMVVMGAAHAPVLGIPGPDGQPVDLSHCPLYPRDMQALLLELTSFVRRAGIPPYRVDKARGELKFILLTRSAVRGEFMLRFVLRSKDAIPRIERELPKLMADYPAIKVVSVNLQPVHMARLEGEEEIFLTQVTRLDEVFNGVPLFIRPKSFFQTNPEVASSLYATAAKWVEELKPKSLWDLFCGVGGFGLHCASASLPVTGIEIEAEAIDCAKTSAAAMGLDNLAFAALDSTDFAMGQQAQEVPEVIIVNPPRRGIGEELCERLSAFGPKAIIYSSCNPETLAKDLALISGYRIARVQLFDMFPHSDHFEVLCLLLKEAACASAD
- a CDS encoding sensor histidine kinase, with the translated sequence MKPQLIRLFVLIIASCAFIVWSFNLIYSASDEAYGYSLDADALLKQGRLGFRELQPGSIAFAPELQTRLDNGDVISLTHQDGKEFYYLRLDSGHIREMGPVNPQAQHSQLNTLIPLLYASLALAILLLIGRVFKDLSLLQSQALSFGAHPKRIKTGISQRSAIYPLAKGFETMTGQIVDFLELHRDLSRIMSHEIRTPLSRMRFVLELARAQLSEKHSARLEEDINQIEALTKSYLSFARVEHQQPSQHRQWVNAPEFIKAVADNFAVYAPKYNVHCQVDCALSNDKVLIDPLSMDLASQNLIANALRFASGNIKLTLVAETRHWRLTVEDDGPGIQEPGKDLRQAFQRGSKQQSAGFGLGLYIVRKIAIWHQGKLTVENSAELGGAAISLRWRRPLP
- a CDS encoding response regulator transcription factor: MGSAVKHKLLLIEDDLPLAELIVDFLEAEEFSVIHAESIEEAFTKSQGQNIELVLCDVMLPGQDGFSAFPTLSKKVPAPIIFMTALAAPEDEIFGLELGAADYISKPVVPNLLLARIRARLSRPPSPQSNSQIWEQDGLILHKAHQQLCFADQNYPLTTQETELMWVFVHHLEQVLSREYLFEQIIGREYDGLDRAMDLKISRLRRKLENIGIPGLAIRTVHGRGYLLSFATDEI